The stretch of DNA TTTTTTACACTTAGCGCATCATGCTGTTTCGCCGATGCCAGTCTATATGAAAACTCCTGTCCTTCGCGTTGCCAGCCTACTCCTACCCCCGCGAATCCTAATCCTGTACGTGTAGTACAACAACCTGTTGTATCACCAGCCCCCTCGTACACACCCCCAGTGGCTGCTGATGACGTTCTCCCAAGAGATCATCTTTCAGATGGAAGTTTTTCGGATACTTATCCAGACATTACAACGCAAGCTATCATCTTAATTTTCTTGGCCCTTTCGCCCTTCTTAGTGATGTTACTCACTTCGTATCTAAAGATTATTATTACTCTAGTCCTTTTGCGTAACGCCTTAGGAGTGCAACAAACACCTCCCAGTCAAGTCCTCAATGGTATTGCACTCATCCTTTCTATTTATGTCATGTTCCCAACTGGCGTGGCTATGTATAAAGATGCTCGCAGGGAAATCGAAGCCAATACGATTCCTCAAAGTCTCTTCACTGCACAGGGTGCTGAAACAGTTTTTGTAGCTTTAAATAAATCTAAAGAACCCTTGCGTTCTTTCCTAATTCGCAATACTCCAAAAGCACAAATCCAAAGTTTTTATAAGATTTCACAAAAAACATTCCCTACAGAAATTCGAGAGCACCTTACCGCATCTGATTTCGTAATCATTATTCCTGCTTTTATTATGGGGCAGATAAAAAATGCTTTTGAAATTGGTGTTTTGATCTATCTACCTTTCTTTGTTATTGATTTAGTGACTGCTAATGTTCTTGTAGCGATGCAGATGATGATGTTATCCCCTCTCTCGATTTCGTTGCCTTTAAAGTTACTTCTAATAGTCATGGTAGACGGATGGACATTACTGCTCCAAGGACTTATGATCAGCTTTAAATAAGGACACGTGCCGTGTTAGCTTTCTTCGCAACTAGTTTCAAATCTGTTCTTTTTGAGTACTCTTATCAGTCCTTATTACTGATTTTGATTGTTTCGGCACCCCCGATTATCTTAGCTTCGATTGTAGGGATTATGGTCGCAATCTTCCAGGCAGCAACACAAATTCAAGAGCAAACTTTTGCTTTTGCAGTAAAGCTTGTCGTGATTTTTGGGACCTTAATGATCTCTGGAGGATGGCTTAGCAACATGATCTTACGCTTTGCGGGTCAGATTTTCCAAAACTTCTACAAATGGAAATAAAAAGCTTATGGGAATTTCTCTACCAGAGCTTTTTTCCAACCTCGGTTCCGCTTACTTAGATTACATCTTTCAACGCCCTCCAGCGTATGTTTGGGCAGTTTTTCTTCTTTTATTGGCAAGGCTTTTGCCTATTTTTGCTGTAGCTCCTTTTCTAGGAGCAAAGCTTTTTCCCTCTCCTATTAAAATTGGCATAGGCCTCTCTTGGCTTGCAGTAATCTTTCCAAAAGTCTTGGCAGATACGCAGATCGCGAATTACATGGATAACAATCTTTTTTATATTTTACTTGTGAAGGAGATGATTATTGGGATCGTGATTGGTTTTGTTTTAGCCTTTCCCTTTTATGCTGCACAATCAGCAGGATCTTTCATCACTAACCAA from Candidatus Chlamydia corallus encodes:
- the sctR gene encoding type III secretion system export apparatus subunit SctR, whose amino-acid sequence is MRSMFRVFLYFFTLSASCCFADASLYENSCPSRCQPTPTPANPNPVRVVQQPVVSPAPSYTPPVAADDVLPRDHLSDGSFSDTYPDITTQAIILIFLALSPFLVMLLTSYLKIIITLVLLRNALGVQQTPPSQVLNGIALILSIYVMFPTGVAMYKDARREIEANTIPQSLFTAQGAETVFVALNKSKEPLRSFLIRNTPKAQIQSFYKISQKTFPTEIREHLTASDFVIIIPAFIMGQIKNAFEIGVLIYLPFFVIDLVTANVLVAMQMMMLSPLSISLPLKLLLIVMVDGWTLLLQGLMISFK
- the sctS gene encoding type III secretion system export apparatus subunit SctS translates to MLAFFATSFKSVLFEYSYQSLLLILIVSAPPIILASIVGIMVAIFQAATQIQEQTFAFAVKLVVIFGTLMISGGWLSNMILRFAGQIFQNFYKWK